The window GCACACTTTTGCGGGATCTTTCAGCCATGTTGGGTGATCAAAATTAGATAAAAATACTTTTTTGCCCCCAACATGCTGCCTGAGTTCAGATTTGGCCCCTCAACCTTGTCCTTTGAACATTCTAAAACCATGCACTTTTGGGCTCCCATTCCGTGTCAAGTGGTTTCAAAGATGACATTGGCCTTGTTTTGAATCAGACCCGACACCATGACACAATTTCAGCCATGTCACCAACTCACCATAGGCTCTcacttaggccctgtttggttcataagtcctaagactttttctagtcccaactaaaaagtctctagtccctaaaaagtcccttcctgtttgtttccagagactaaaaagtccctaatCCCTTCCTAAAGGTTATTAAATGACTATGTTGCCcttagtatatagaaaaataataatcaaacaacaccatgggatgGCGGGCCAATGGATgtatggaggggcattgttggaaaagtcccaaaaagtcccCAAAAAGACTcttcttgagagtcttcttcatttagtcccaaatgcatagtttagtccctaaaaagtccctcccgtttggtaaaaagGTCTCTAAGAGAgaatttttctagtccctacacaaaaaagtctctggaaacaaacacccccttaggTTTGCATTGCGAACAAATCACTGCTCATGGCCCAAGGAGACCAGGTATTCCAAAAAACTCTCAATTAAGGGTATAGTCAGTTGTAttcctaaaaaaacaaatctgtaacAACAATTAAAAAAACGGCGGTAGACAAGATATCCGAAAGAGACATTTCTAAAGCAACGTACAATTGAGTATGGCATATGTGAAATATTATACTGTGTATAAACATGTTTGGAGATGCTTTTAGGGCTGCATGTGGTATATCTCAAGATAACaagcaaggttttggttaccgaatgaggtaattttaccgagggggactgataaatgtggttaccacggttaccgagaaataccgacaaataccgagaatatttcgagcgaattttatatttgaattttgaattcaaataagaAAATGAACGAATATTCAAACCAGGGACCTCTCAAAACAGGAACTAGGTTGCTACCAACATGCCATAACCAACTTTCATTGCATTAATTAGAGCCTACATACCTTACTGTAAATCGAGTGTTtaaattcaaaaatttcaaaaaaatggtaTTTTTTGCTCGGTATGACGATTTACCGAGGGGCACGGAAATACGTGGTAACCATGGGAAATCTTGAAATTTCGACTGGTAACCAAAACCTTGATAACAAGACAGAATATCTCGGGAGAGGTGATGGAGTCTAGAGGGAGGTATCTCTCCATGGCTCGGATGCGTCGTGTTCTAAATTTCTAATTACTTTCGGGTTTAGGCGCCGCGCGATCCTGCTCGCTCCATAAACTATAACGGCTAGATGTCTGTCATCGCACCAACCGGCTTCTTCTCTATTCATTCATAGCCAAGATGGCCAGCTTCTCCTCCCCTCCCACACCAGCCATGGCCCAACCGCCAGCAGCAGCTCCACGGACGAGCTCGCCTGAGGGCGCCACCACCCAGAGCTCGCCGGACGACGCCCTATCGGAAGAGAGTCTCAAGGAGTTCATAACCTCACTCCCATCACGGGAGGGGTGGCCGCAACCGCTCATCCAGTACAAGAGCTACTGGTTCAATCGGAATATGCTGGAGGGGGTCCTGCGTGCCAGGCGGGCCTTCGCCCCTCGAGCCGAAGATGTCATCCTCGCCACGCAGCCCAAGTGCGGCACCACCTGGCTCAAGGCCCTAGCCTTCGCCGTCGCCACCCGGTCCCGCCACGGCCTCGGCGCCCCCGACCACCCACTCCTCACCCGCCACCCGCAGCACCTCGTGCCGTTCATCGAGATCCCTGGTGTTGCTGGCCGAGACCACGCCGAACTCGGCGCGCTCCCATCCCCAAGGCTTCTCGCAACGCACATGCCCATGTCGCTGCTCACGCCGGAGACGTGGTCGCTCGGCTGCCGGGTGGTGTACCTGTGCCGGGACCCCAAGGACACGCTCGTCTCGAGGCTGCACTTCGAGAACATGGTGGCTCAGGATGACTCCGCCCTATCGATGGAAGACGCCTTCGGCATGTTCTGCGAGGGGTTCTCGCCcaagggccccttttgggaccactGCCTCGATTATTGGAAGGAGAGCATGGCGAGGCCGGACACCGTCCTCTTCCTCAAGTATGAGGAGATCAAGCTGGACCCAGCACGAGTCGTGAAGATGCTAGCGAGTTTCCTCGGCGTCCCGCTGACCGAGGAGGAGGAGAGCTGTGGTGTTGCCCAGGAGGTGGCGACGCTGTGCAGCTTCGAGAAGCTCACCAGGCTACAGGTGAACCAGGTCGGTGGGGTTGACCATGGGAATAAAGTTTATATTTATAATTCCATGTTTTATCGAAAAGGAGAGGTAGGGGACTGGGCGAACCACATGAGCCGCGAGATGGGGGAGAAGCTCGACCGCATTGTCCAGGAGAAGCTCCAGGGGTCAGGGCTTGTGTTTTGAGCAAGAGTCATTTGTTATCTGTTGTGTTTTCCTTGTCACTCTGTTTCTTCTTTTTGGGGGAGCCCTATCCCCTATGTTGATTAATTGTGGTTTAGTTTTGGGAATAAAAATTAAACAGCCGAGCATATGGCCTCATCATAGGCTGGGATATCACCTCTAGCTGCTGTGCAGCTGTGATTTTAGTGGTCTGTGTATTTTATCTGAAAAAGTGTAAACTGTACATCTTACATACTGTAAATGCTCCTGGGATAGCAGGTTTTGCAGTGAGATGAAGTGTTGTGCCACATAATCCTATCATTGTATCAGTTTTTTCAAAATTACTAGCACAAAATACCGATTTCTTCAACAACAATTTGATAGGTGCTAGGTCAAAAACCTATCTAAGGAAAAcaataatatgatagaaaataagaACAAAAAAGAGGCTAAACGGTAATATGATCGAAAGTATCCGATATATAAGACAGCAAGGAAATCAAGCAGAACGTCTACAGAAAGAGACACTTGCAGCGAAAAGGAAATATGCCATGAAACTATAAGATCAAGTGTACAATATGTTTAtctcactaccggactcgcggtttatgcctacggccacgggccgtcggcataggcccctaagccgtcggcatagatctatgcctacggttGTCGTCGGCATAGGCCCGTCAGCGTAGATGTCGTCAACGTAGTCTTGTtagaccgtcggcatagtatagccgtcggcataggggcctatgccgacggcctgacgtcagccgtcggcatagtatagccgtcggcagtgTTTTTCGTCTGACgacaacggacggcgccgtcaaaagcgctCATGAATCACGCAATGCCACGTCgcagagatatgccgacggcaaagccgtcggcatacctcCGCCACGTGGCAACCCGTGGTACTCctggtggcagggctatgcctacagcaaagccgtaggcatagatgaatctatgccgacggctttgccgtaggcatatctcTGCCATGTGTCATTTCCTGGTTCCTCCTggcagcagggctatgcctacggcaaagccgtcggcatagattttcagCTATGCCTATGGCTTTGCTGTAGGCATAGATGTGCCATGTGGCGAGCCCTGGTAACTCctgggcttatatatgccgacggctttgccgtaggcatagtttttttccctgttttctcttttccaattcatttgacaacatttcaaaacagaacaatatgaaattatgcagaaatatgacaattcatcatgtaaacatactcaagttcatctaaacatactcaagttcaccatcatcatctaaacatactcaagttcatcacatcatctaaagatcatcactgacggaagttcatgaacataaaagtagtgcaagacatgaaacatcataaaagtaggaatatgaaaggcatggcacgatggccacatgcacggaatcatcaagcaagaccacctccgccaaaaccaccacctccgccaaaaccaccacctactccgccaaaaccaccacctcctccgccaaaaccaccaccacctccgccaaaaccgccatcgcgaccaccaccactctgccagatcggagtgactggggtcgacgaagcaggagtcgagccaccggtcccctacatgtttcagaaaagattctaacggtaaatatgatatgatagtattgaatgaacgagaactagtttgccagtagttaggcaaatgtactaaccggaccatcactgcctagtgccacccattcatcgaacgtgggcacgtgtgggggttctcccgcaggtggtggtgggggtcccatttgtggtggatccgtgcggttagtccaagacgccaacatagcctgaatgttagttaaacaagcaaactagaagattagaaggaatgaaagtgcaaaaatttagcttggttttaagagggcaaaactaaccgtcatcatctgacggttgtaatcatcgtttgccttcactcgtttcaagtactctcgcacctcgagattcctatgctcgacaaactccttatatgcctacataatttaggttgtttctaagtgagcaatgctgaaaataaactgagaatgctagatagaaaaagataaagaggaagtacttacagcatgctggcgggctaagggagtctgtgaacgccccaTACTCTCTTACTGGCTCGGGTTGGTAGCCCGAAgctgtgtgtacgagatcgaaggagtgatcaagccgtcgaaacacggataccggccattcttcttcccctggatggccaccaccgccatgtcgtcgatctgagactgggcgacctcagcaacaggaacatccggatgcaactcctgatagtgatgaatgtaagaccccaggtgctcctcggtcttgccgtagtactggctctcgccctccttgcgatgacTCCGCTCGTGGGCCAGCTTCcatgactccatgtctgagagtggcctcttcaacttgtcctcctacaacgtcaaatagaagtcagccatacataagaacatgacggtaaagaagaacaaaaatgcatcatgcacatagatataccttcatggccttgaagccccagtggttcctgtttccttggccgtgtgtcccgtcgtctccacggttagcccgggccttgatgctcttggcagcaaactctgcatcggcgccgagccacctatccaccaaactcgcccatccgtcatgccttccgtagcaccaacgaggaacaacctatgcaaattttggaagcatgacatgtgagcacgaaacatatagttgactgcttgaaacaatgaaaagttagtaatagttaccatcatgaactgctccctgttcaaggtaagtcgtagcttctgcacttgagttttggtcatcttttggtgcaggtagatgtggtagtactgcgagacggcaacccagcgcacctcgtactgcaactgatgAGCTTTCTTCTTCacagccgcaagcaagaccacgtcggctctgggcttgtgctcgtcaagaactctatagagttgctgcaatcatgcataaaccagaagcaaacaaggcatgagttgagtgattcaatgataaactatgaactaaactgaagacaagtgattgagaagagaacttacccaaaatttggtgatcacggccttagcggccgtcccggactccgcgttgctgcaagcctcgtagtgggcccagctcgtggccaaaacccgctgctgcgggtccctgtctggccgcgggcagaataggccaggccaaaactccttcaacaggacagtgataaggccgttcggtttacggccctttccgcgaaggatccagtttctgcaaaagaatcaaatgattgccatgtgtacaataagaaaatgttgtcattgttgaaaatatgattgagaggcacttactctgtccccacaggttcaatgagccacttgtgctccttgatagaaggtggtgtaggtagtccggcattaccacgcagccacccctgcggagcacccggtggcaagtcaccccacaacgcgGGACCAACCACCCCacaccggtctcatcatcactatcacgcatatcttcttcgttgtctgacggaggtggaggctctttctcatcgtcagcgtcttcatttaacttttcaagcataattatgtctctttgattcacaactgcctcaccatcaatccgtgcgtcgtcgtcgtttgggtccaggtcaacataaaccaagtcatcatcctcgttgtttcggaccacgtcctcatgttcctcttgatagaacactccctcatatgtcatggggtttatgttgtagtaatcttcatcgttcgggtccggtagcttaccatgcggcgacaccttgaacacaacttcccaaccctttaggtgctctttctggcatgggtaaggcagataatatacttgtgtggcctgggtagcggcgataaagagatcagctccggcatagacggttgatggtttaacttcaactaaaccaacaaaaggcgtatgtctcagaccctttttggggtcgaaccatcggcatttgaacagagtgagacttaggtgttcgcggccacgtttgaatgtaagctcgtatatttttcctacccttacgtagtaatctactttattatctccttcagtgaagactccggtatttatggttttgggatcaggccgactgttctggtgctcctctgtatggaagcgatacccattcacatcatacttttcgcatgtcatgacgacaggatcaaaacccatggaaacccatctcaattcttcatccattgattcggtcggatcatttccctacaagtttaattgaaattatagggtgcatgagtttaattgaaattatagggtgcatgattttaattggaagtgtgaaaaattactttctccatgaaccacgcaacgaattttttccttccatcagcaccctttcggagaagagcaagtgcctccgcttcagtaggaggcagcattcccgtccattcttcttcaacgaatcgactacaataagaaaagtggtgtaagaactaggcaaagtgaacataacgaatttactaaaagaatggtgcaaaggtattacctcacccactcatcctcaacttccttgatgttgtgcaagatatagaacatgacatcctcccactcatctcgtggcatgagata of the Triticum dicoccoides isolate Atlit2015 ecotype Zavitan unplaced genomic scaffold, WEW_v2.0 scaffold59314, whole genome shotgun sequence genome contains:
- the LOC119347118 gene encoding cytosolic sulfotransferase 5-like, producing the protein MAQPPAAAPRTSSPEGATTQSSPDDALSEESLKEFITSLPSREGWPQPLIQYKSYWFNRNMLEGVLRARRAFAPRAEDVILATQPKCGTTWLKALAFAVATRSRHGLGAPDHPLLTRHPQHLVPFIEIPGVAGRDHAELGALPSPRLLATHMPMSLLTPETWSLGCRVVYLCRDPKDTLVSRLHFENMVAQDDSALSMEDAFGMFCEGFSPKGPFWDHCLDYWKESMARPDTVLFLKYEEIKLDPARVVKMLASFLGVPLTEEEESCGVAQEVATLCSFEKLTRLQVNQVGGVDHGNKVYIYNSMFYRKGEVGDWANHMSREMGEKLDRIVQEKLQGSGLVF